Proteins from one Escherichia coli genomic window:
- a CDS encoding leucine-rich repeat domain-containing protein has product MKFPLIFFKTKQSLQRLPEQNLYSWMHELNKWKEECIVTGELHRQECRKEAAERINRAFLSKQNDIDLSGLNLTTQPPGLQNFTSINLDENQLKHFDATNYDKLINLSLNSNALESINFPQGRNVSIKHISVNNNALRNIDIDGLSSVTYFSAAHNQLEFVQLECCERLQYLNLSHNQLTDIATGNKDELLLLDLSHNKLTSLHNALFPNLNTLLINNNLLSEIKIFFSNFCNVQTLNAANNQLKKINLHFLTYLSSIKSLRLDNNKITRIDTKNTSDIGTLFPIIKQSKNLNFLNVSGKNNCPTMQLMLFNLFSPALKLNTGLAILSPGAFEVHSDGVDVDNELFHYTFKEAYTPYNIHTYKTEEVVNQMNIKIKNMTLDEINNTYCNNDYYNEAIREEPIDFLDRSFSSSSWPF; this is encoded by the coding sequence ATGAAGTTTCCTTTAATCTTTTTTAAAACAAAGCAGTCCCTACAGCGACTCCCAGAACAGAATTTATATAGCTGGATGCATGAATTGAATAAATGGAAAGAAGAATGCATAGTCACAGGTGAACTTCATCGTCAAGAATGCCGAAAAGAAGCGGCAGAAAGGATAAACCGTGCTTTTTTATCGAAGCAGAATGACATTGATTTATCTGGACTTAATTTAACCACCCAACCACCAGGACTGCAAAACTTCACATCTATCAATCTTGATGAGAACCAACTCAAACATTTTGATGCAACCAACTACGATAAACTCATCAACCTTAGTCTGAATAGTAATGCTCTTGAGTCTATAAATTTTCCTCAAGGCAGAAATGTAAGCATTAAACATATATCTGTGAATAATAATGCTCTCAGAAATATTGATATAGATGGGCTTTCATCAGTTACTTATTTTAGTGCGGCACATAATCAACTAGAGTTTGTGCAATTAGAATGTTGCGAAAGGCTGCAGTACCTGAATCTCAGCCACAATCAATTAACTGATATTGCTACAGGAAATAAAGATGAACTCTTACTTCTGGATCTATCCCATAATAAACTAACAAGTTTACATAATGCCTTATTTCCCAACTTGAATACGTTACTTATCAACAACAACTTGCTTTCTGAAATTAAAATATTCTTTAGCAACTTCTGCAATGTACAGACATTAAACGCTGCGAACAATCAGTTGAAAAAAATAAACCTTCATTTCCTGACTTATCTTTCATCTATCAAAAGTTTAAGGCTGGACAATAATAAAATAACCCGCATTGACACTAAGAATACATCCGATATTGGAACTTTATTCCCCATAATAAAACAGAGCAAAAACTTAAATTTTTTAAATGTTTCTGGGAAGAACAATTGCCCTACCATGCAGCTCATGTTATTTAATTTGTTTTCCCCAGCACTTAAGCTTAATACTGGCCTGGCAATTCTTTCGCCTGGTGCATTTGAAGTTCACTCTGACGGAGTAGATGTGGATAACGAATTGTTTCACTATACTTTTAAAGAAGCATACACCCCATATAATATACACACTTATAAAACAGAAGAAGTTGTAAATCAGATGAATATAAAAATTAAAAATATGACCTTAGATGAAATAAACAATACTTACTGTAATAAC